TTTCAGCTTTCTGGTTGGCGATCAGGTGCAGCTTGGTCTGCATGCCTGCCATCGCGTAGATCTGACCGCCCAGGGCAGGGATGAAGAACGAGTTCATCACAGCGTCGGAGGTGATCTTGAAGTTCAGCGGAGTGTGCTCCGGGAAGCGGATCTGGTTAACCGTGGCGATACCCAGGTCCGGGTAGATGAACAGCCACTTCCAGTCCAGCGCGACCACTTCGATGTTGATCGGCTTGACGTCGGATTCCAGCGGACGGTACGGGTCCAGTGCGTGGGTCGACTTGTAGGTCACATAACCCAGGGCAATGATGATGAGGATCGGAACCAGCCACACCGCGATTTCAATCTTGGTGGAGTGCGACCACTTCGGCGCGTAGGTGGCGCTGGTGTTGGACGCGCGGTATTTCCAGGCGAAGGCGAAGGTCATGATGATCACAGGGACCACGACCAGCAGCATCAGCAGGGTGGCGGTGATGATCAGGTTTCGTTCATCCAGGCCGACCTGTCCTTTTGGGTCGAGCAAGGTCCACTTGCAGCCTCCCAGCATTAAGAACATGCCAAGCAGCGGCAAAAAGCCTAGTAATCGGGGGTACCTGTTTTTACTCATCTCACGACCTCTAAAGCAGCTTGCGCAATGCAGTTGGGTTTTGATCGCCAACACTTCACCCTGCCAAGGGTTGGCATTTCTCTTCGATTGAATAAGAGCCTGCCCGT
This region of Pseudomonas asgharzadehiana genomic DNA includes:
- the cyoA gene encoding ubiquinol oxidase subunit II, which produces MSKNRYPRLLGFLPLLGMFLMLGGCKWTLLDPKGQVGLDERNLIITATLLMLLVVVPVIIMTFAFAWKYRASNTSATYAPKWSHSTKIEIAVWLVPILIIIALGYVTYKSTHALDPYRPLESDVKPINIEVVALDWKWLFIYPDLGIATVNQIRFPEHTPLNFKITSDAVMNSFFIPALGGQIYAMAGMQTKLHLIANQKAEMEGISANYSGAGFTGMKFKAISTSQEDFNAWVAEVKAAPKQLDQAEYDALTKPSQNNPVALYSAYEPNLFQKIVDKYEGMKPGKPVKHEKKEVAAVEGSDTGAHSTAGAEE